A part of Lacibacter sp. H407 genomic DNA contains:
- a CDS encoding ATP-dependent Clp protease ATP-binding subunit has protein sequence MDHNFSTQVKEIISFSREEALRLGNDFIGTEHLVLGMIREGENTAIKVLKNLHVDLYELRKEIELAVKDKTGKNIANINSLPLTKQAEKVIRVTVLEAKALKSPQVETEHLMLSILKNKENIATQILNQFEIDYDIFRNELGMVKSNDPRAEYDDPGEEDFDDEKSKYSQSRSKQQAGAKSKTPVLDNFGRDITRLAENGSLDPIVGREAEIERVSQILSRRKKNNPILIGEPGVGKTAIVEGLALRIVQRKVSRVLYDKRVVSLDLAALVAGTKYRGQFEERMKAIMNELEKNRDVILFIDEIHTIVGAGGASGSLDASNIFKPALSRGELQCIGASTLDEYRMYIEKDGALDRRFQKVIIDPPSIDETIQILHNIKSKYEEFHNVAYNDEAINACVKLSDRYMTDRLLPDKAIDVLDEVGARVHLKNINVPQEILDLEKKIEDIKLEKNKVVKSQRFEEAASLRDTEKRLGEELEKAKAKWEEESKHKRYPIDEEAIAEVVSMMTGIPVKRMVQAETDKLRRMADDLQGAVIGQDEAISKVVKAIQRNRVGLKDPKKPIGTFIFLGPTGVGKTELARALARYMFDSDDALIRIDMSEYMEKFTVSRLIGAPPGYVGYEEGGQLTERVRRKPYSVVLLDEIEKAHPDIYNILLQVLDDGQLTDGLGRKVDFKNTLIIMTSNIGVRQLKDFGEGVGFATATRMQNADENNKAVIEKALKKTFSPEFLNRIDDVMIFNSLTRDHIFRIIDILMKGVSARLKNLGFALELTEEAKEFISDKGYDAQFGARPLHRAIQKYLEDPLAEEILNMNIKDGDVLIADLDKENQIIKFTFKEKAKKSAKSSEA, from the coding sequence ATGGATCATAATTTTTCAACACAAGTAAAAGAGATCATTTCGTTCAGCAGGGAAGAAGCGTTGAGGCTTGGAAATGATTTCATCGGAACTGAACATCTCGTTTTAGGGATGATCAGGGAAGGAGAAAACACTGCAATTAAAGTATTAAAAAACCTTCATGTTGACCTCTATGAACTGCGAAAGGAAATTGAACTGGCAGTTAAAGATAAAACAGGAAAGAACATTGCCAACATCAATAGCTTGCCATTAACCAAGCAGGCTGAGAAAGTTATTCGTGTTACGGTACTCGAAGCAAAAGCATTGAAAAGTCCGCAGGTGGAAACAGAACACCTGATGTTATCAATATTAAAAAACAAGGAAAATATCGCTACACAGATTTTGAACCAGTTTGAAATTGATTACGATATTTTCAGAAATGAATTAGGTATGGTAAAATCAAACGATCCCCGTGCCGAGTATGACGATCCCGGCGAAGAAGACTTTGACGACGAAAAGTCGAAGTATTCACAATCACGTTCCAAACAGCAGGCTGGTGCAAAAAGCAAAACACCTGTATTGGATAATTTCGGAAGAGATATAACACGTCTTGCAGAAAACGGCTCATTGGATCCCATTGTTGGTCGTGAAGCAGAAATTGAACGTGTATCTCAAATTCTCTCCCGTCGTAAAAAAAACAACCCTATTCTGATTGGAGAACCTGGTGTTGGTAAAACGGCGATCGTGGAAGGTCTTGCACTTCGTATTGTTCAACGTAAAGTTTCACGTGTGTTATATGATAAGCGTGTAGTATCGCTTGATCTTGCAGCATTGGTGGCTGGTACAAAATACCGTGGTCAGTTCGAAGAGCGGATGAAAGCGATCATGAATGAATTAGAGAAGAACAGAGATGTGATCTTGTTCATTGATGAGATCCATACCATTGTTGGTGCAGGTGGCGCCAGTGGTTCTTTGGATGCTTCAAATATTTTCAAACCGGCGTTGTCAAGAGGTGAATTGCAATGTATTGGTGCATCAACTTTGGACGAATACAGAATGTATATTGAGAAAGATGGTGCATTAGATCGTCGTTTTCAAAAAGTGATCATTGACCCACCAAGTATCGATGAAACCATTCAGATTCTTCATAACATCAAATCGAAGTACGAAGAGTTTCACAATGTTGCTTATAACGATGAAGCCATCAATGCTTGCGTAAAGTTGAGCGATCGTTATATGACCGACAGACTGTTACCCGACAAAGCAATTGATGTGTTGGATGAAGTGGGTGCAAGAGTGCATCTGAAGAATATCAATGTGCCGCAGGAAATTCTTGATCTGGAGAAAAAGATCGAAGACATCAAACTGGAAAAGAATAAAGTGGTGAAGAGTCAGCGCTTTGAAGAAGCTGCTTCACTTCGTGATACCGAGAAGCGATTGGGAGAAGAGTTGGAAAAAGCAAAAGCAAAGTGGGAAGAAGAAAGTAAGCACAAGCGTTATCCAATCGATGAAGAAGCAATTGCTGAAGTCGTAAGTATGATGACAGGTATTCCTGTGAAGCGAATGGTACAGGCTGAGACCGATAAGCTTCGTCGTATGGCTGATGATCTGCAAGGTGCAGTAATTGGTCAGGATGAAGCCATCAGCAAAGTAGTAAAAGCCATTCAGCGTAACAGAGTAGGGTTGAAAGATCCAAAGAAGCCGATCGGTACATTTATATTCCTTGGCCCTACCGGTGTTGGTAAAACCGAATTGGCACGTGCCCTTGCACGTTACATGTTCGATAGTGATGATGCACTGATTCGTATTGATATGAGTGAGTACATGGAAAAATTCACTGTAAGTCGTTTAATTGGTGCACCTCCGGGTTATGTAGGTTATGAAGAAGGTGGTCAATTGACAGAACGTGTTCGTCGTAAACCTTACTCCGTTGTTTTGTTAGATGAAATTGAAAAAGCACATCCGGATATTTACAATATTCTGTTACAGGTGCTGGATGATGGACAATTAACCGATGGCCTTGGACGTAAAGTTGATTTCAAGAATACACTCATTATCATGACATCAAATATTGGTGTTCGCCAATTGAAAGATTTTGGAGAGGGTGTAGGTTTTGCCACAGCAACCCGTATGCAGAATGCCGATGAGAATAACAAAGCGGTGATTGAAAAAGCATTGAAGAAAACCTTCTCACCTGAATTCCTGAACAGGATCGATGATGTAATGATCTTCAACTCACTTACTAGAGATCATATCTTCCGCATCATTGATATATTGATGAAAGGAGTAAGTGCACGGTTGAAAAACCTTGGCTTTGCTCTTGAGCTCACGGAAGAAGCGAAGGAATTTATTTCTGATAAAGGGTATGATGCACAGTTTGGTGCCCGTCCGTTGCACAGAGCTATCCAGAAGTATTTGGAAGATCCGTTAGCAGAGGAAATTTTGAACATGAATATTAAAGATGGAGATGTGTTGATTGCTGATCTTGATAAAGAAAATCAGATCATTAAATTCACATTCAAAGAAAAAGCGAAAAAATCAGCGAAGTCATCAGAGGCATAA
- a CDS encoding acetyl-CoA carboxylase carboxyltransferase subunit alpha has translation MPSLENRQFIEIEKPIKELVDELKEIRHRAEKNAKVDYSATIQQLEEGIVAKRKEITQHLTSWQKVQLSRHPDRPYTLKYITKMCDNFVELYGDRGVKDDKAMVGGFAQLDGETVMIIGQQKGINTKMRQQRNFGMANPEGYRKALRLMKLAEKFNKPVITLIDTPGAFPGLEAEERGQGEAIARNIYEMIRLKVPVICVVIGEGASGGALGIGVGDKVLMMENTWYTVISPESCSSILWRSWDKKEIAAEQLKLTPDHMYKFGIVDGIIPEPDGGAHWDYDEAAQMLKKELIPVLQQLKTISPEDRINQRIERYSKMGFWDEL, from the coding sequence ATGCCATCACTCGAAAACCGTCAGTTCATCGAAATCGAAAAGCCCATTAAGGAATTGGTGGATGAATTAAAGGAGATCCGTCACAGGGCAGAGAAGAATGCAAAAGTGGATTATTCTGCAACTATCCAGCAACTGGAAGAAGGCATTGTTGCAAAACGAAAAGAAATCACACAACATCTCACCAGTTGGCAAAAAGTACAGTTGAGCCGGCATCCCGATCGGCCATATACGCTTAAGTACATCACAAAAATGTGCGACAACTTTGTTGAACTCTATGGCGACCGTGGCGTGAAAGACGACAAGGCAATGGTCGGAGGTTTTGCACAGCTGGACGGCGAAACAGTGATGATCATTGGGCAGCAGAAAGGGATCAATACCAAAATGCGTCAACAACGGAATTTTGGAATGGCCAATCCCGAAGGTTATCGTAAAGCACTTCGCTTGATGAAGCTGGCTGAAAAATTTAATAAACCCGTTATTACATTGATCGATACGCCGGGAGCTTTTCCCGGTCTTGAAGCCGAAGAAAGAGGACAAGGTGAGGCTATTGCACGCAACATTTATGAAATGATCCGGTTGAAGGTGCCGGTTATTTGCGTAGTGATTGGCGAAGGTGCCAGTGGCGGTGCATTAGGAATTGGAGTAGGCGATAAAGTATTGATGATGGAGAATACATGGTACACAGTAATATCACCTGAAAGTTGCAGTTCCATTTTATGGAGAAGCTGGGATAAAAAAGAAATTGCAGCAGAACAATTGAAGCTTACGCCCGACCATATGTACAAATTTGGTATTGTGGATGGCATCATCCCCGAACCGGATGGCGGAGCACATTGGGATTATGACGAAGCGGCTCAAATGCTAAAAAAAGAATTGATCCCCGTGTTGCAACAATTAAAAACAATTTCACCGGAAGATCGCATTAATCAACGCATTGAACGGTATAGTAAGATGGGTTTCTGGGATGAACTTTAA
- a CDS encoding alpha/beta hydrolase, with translation MRIEIQNRPGTHKTDTLFIAGNFNGWNPGLGNYRFSQFANQNKLELTGVAKGLLEYKITRGSWTKVECAANGTSIENRIAQISSDTTLYINVQAWADDIPGRPPVSTRTKNVFVLDTAFFMPQLNRKRRIWVYLPENYAFSNKRYPVLYMHDGQNLFDALTSSFGEWGVDEMMDTVKLRKQCIIVGIDHGDSKRLTEYNPYKSRFGDGEGDAYVDFLVQTLKPQIDQRFRTKADMANTSIAGSSMGGLISLYAVLKYPAVFGNAGVFSPAFWIAPELTKKIESMTGFKQAVYFVCGELEGDQMTKDMRQLYLLLQQKGLKRTVYKQVKDGQHNERFWQTEMDDFYEWLFDQTR, from the coding sequence GTGAGGATTGAAATACAAAACAGACCTGGTACACATAAAACTGACACACTTTTTATTGCCGGAAATTTTAACGGATGGAACCCCGGCCTTGGCAACTATCGTTTTTCACAATTTGCCAATCAAAACAAACTTGAATTAACTGGCGTTGCGAAGGGTTTGCTCGAATACAAAATAACCCGGGGCTCCTGGACAAAAGTTGAATGTGCTGCCAATGGTACTTCAATTGAAAATCGCATTGCACAAATCAGTTCCGATACTACACTCTATATTAATGTACAAGCATGGGCCGATGATATTCCCGGTCGTCCTCCTGTTTCAACCCGAACAAAAAATGTATTTGTGCTTGATACGGCTTTCTTTATGCCGCAATTGAATCGGAAACGGCGCATCTGGGTGTACCTGCCTGAGAATTATGCATTCTCAAATAAACGATATCCTGTATTATACATGCACGATGGGCAAAACCTATTTGATGCACTTACCTCATCGTTTGGAGAATGGGGAGTTGATGAAATGATGGATACAGTAAAGCTGCGAAAGCAATGCATTATTGTTGGCATCGATCATGGAGATTCAAAGCGATTGACAGAGTATAATCCTTACAAGTCGAGATTTGGTGATGGCGAAGGTGATGCATACGTTGATTTTCTTGTTCAAACGCTGAAACCGCAAATTGATCAACGGTTTCGTACAAAAGCTGATATGGCTAATACGTCTATTGCAGGCAGTTCAATGGGTGGTTTGATTTCGCTGTATGCAGTATTGAAATATCCAGCTGTATTTGGAAACGCAGGAGTGTTTTCGCCGGCTTTCTGGATCGCACCGGAGTTGACAAAAAAAATTGAAAGTATGACAGGCTTCAAGCAAGCGGTATATTTTGTTTGTGGTGAATTGGAAGGCGATCAAATGACAAAAGATATGCGACAGCTTTACCTGTTGTTACAACAAAAAGGACTCAAACGTACCGTCTATAAGCAAGTAAAAGACGGCCAGCATAATGAACGCTTCTGGCAAACAGAAATGGATGACTTTTACGAATGGTTATTTGATCAAACAAGATAA
- the dapA gene encoding 4-hydroxy-tetrahydrodipicolinate synthase → MNLQDQLRGTGVALVTPFKQNMEIDFVALERVINFVIDKGVEYVVTLGTTGETPTLSKDEKLELIRFTNEIVANRVPVVVGIGGNNTLSIIKDLETFPLENAAAILSASPYYNKPSQEGIYQHYKALAEVTPKPIILYNVPGRTGRNMSAATTLRLAKDFEMIAGIKEASGDMLQSMQILKDKPADFLVVSGDDGLAMPQIACGMDGVISVAANCLPYEFSEMVRLSLKGDFARAKQLNDQMLEAYDLLFAENNPAGVKAFLTELGLIENNLRLPVVPLSEGLHTSVKKYMGQLTNG, encoded by the coding sequence ATGAATCTTCAGGATCAATTACGAGGTACAGGTGTTGCTTTGGTTACTCCATTTAAACAGAATATGGAGATCGATTTTGTTGCCCTTGAACGTGTTATCAATTTTGTTATTGATAAAGGTGTTGAATATGTTGTTACGTTAGGAACAACTGGCGAAACACCAACCTTGAGTAAAGATGAAAAACTTGAATTGATCAGGTTTACAAATGAAATTGTTGCCAACAGAGTGCCGGTTGTTGTGGGTATTGGCGGTAACAACACATTATCGATCATTAAGGATCTGGAAACATTTCCATTGGAAAATGCGGCGGCTATATTAAGTGCCAGCCCTTATTATAACAAACCATCACAGGAAGGTATTTACCAGCATTACAAAGCATTGGCTGAGGTAACGCCTAAGCCAATCATTTTATACAATGTGCCCGGACGTACGGGGCGAAATATGTCAGCAGCCACAACCTTGCGGTTAGCCAAAGATTTTGAAATGATCGCAGGTATTAAAGAAGCCAGCGGTGATATGTTGCAAAGCATGCAGATATTGAAAGACAAACCGGCTGATTTTTTAGTTGTGAGTGGCGATGATGGATTGGCAATGCCGCAAATTGCATGTGGTATGGATGGTGTGATCAGCGTTGCGGCAAACTGCCTGCCTTACGAATTCAGTGAAATGGTTCGTTTGTCATTGAAAGGTGATTTTGCCCGAGCAAAACAATTGAATGATCAAATGCTCGAGGCGTACGATTTGTTATTTGCTGAAAATAACCCCGCTGGTGTAAAAGCATTTTTAACTGAATTAGGATTGATCGAAAATAATCTTCGTTTGCCGGTAGTTCCATTAAGCGAGGGTTTACATACATCTGTAAAAAAATACATGGGGCAGCTTACAAATGGTTGA
- a CDS encoding T9SS type A sorting domain-containing protein — protein MKKFLQFISFFVIALTLSNVTIAQCDVQNPTTSDIRLTQVNANCEVLIDVIFDLQTNSGNKFTFFHVWTESQFPQTIVSNVYGITCGVTNNQTPAKDPPTKVGGNAAGMLNNSFINFGFNVDLVTSTPAATGIFTTYGPDGSVLMNATSGDPNNPTLISKNTSPLGSGYVRVTIQNLKFTIPNYLCGSNLLAVKSFVWASNSNAASSKAQCYFCGNRQVYGDPAISGSVNCTNPRTYNVFIDSKFENPLGTAATISGTYNVFIDDNRNGLVDPTEEANLKITNTPKNFTTSLAGAPSGFTSRFTAFNQPYEGVVLGLGDEKSTDPLIVRVTVTTVGYSGNIEGSLFNSCATLPVSLKSFNATQRNNKAFLTWETDQESNNDGFEVERRSAGNSQYQKIAFVDSKAPNGTGTAVYSYSFDDNLTLSKGVTYYRLRQVDLDGRVTYSEIKAVRAGNSNLVISIYPNPSRGTANVAIPEGSGKMDVSLDDYTGKSIQRWNGISVRNLQINNMKPGIYMLRINLRESGEIITERIVVQ, from the coding sequence ATGAAAAAGTTTTTACAATTCATTTCTTTCTTTGTTATTGCTTTGACATTATCGAACGTTACTATTGCACAGTGTGATGTTCAGAACCCAACAACTTCTGACATTCGATTGACACAGGTAAATGCAAATTGCGAGGTTTTGATTGATGTAATTTTTGATCTTCAAACCAATTCTGGAAACAAGTTTACCTTTTTTCATGTTTGGACGGAATCTCAGTTTCCTCAAACGATTGTTTCTAACGTTTATGGAATTACGTGTGGAGTAACCAATAACCAAACGCCGGCTAAAGATCCACCAACTAAGGTGGGTGGAAATGCAGCAGGTATGTTGAACAATTCGTTTATAAATTTCGGATTTAACGTTGATCTAGTTACAAGTACTCCGGCTGCTACAGGTATTTTTACCACTTATGGGCCTGATGGAAGCGTATTAATGAACGCTACATCTGGAGACCCTAATAACCCTACTCTGATCTCAAAAAATACATCACCACTTGGGTCAGGTTATGTTCGTGTTACGATCCAAAATTTAAAATTTACAATTCCAAATTATCTATGTGGAAGTAATTTGCTTGCTGTAAAATCGTTCGTTTGGGCAAGTAACAGCAATGCAGCTAGTTCAAAAGCACAATGCTATTTTTGCGGAAATCGTCAGGTATATGGTGACCCGGCAATTTCAGGTTCAGTTAACTGCACTAATCCAAGAACCTATAATGTATTTATTGATTCGAAATTTGAAAACCCACTTGGTACAGCTGCTACGATTAGCGGAACATACAACGTGTTTATTGACGATAACAGAAATGGATTAGTCGATCCCACTGAAGAAGCGAATTTAAAAATTACAAACACTCCAAAAAACTTTACAACATCTTTGGCCGGAGCTCCGTCTGGTTTTACAAGCAGATTTACTGCATTTAACCAGCCTTATGAAGGGGTTGTGCTGGGATTGGGAGATGAGAAGTCAACTGATCCGCTGATTGTCCGAGTTACCGTAACTACTGTTGGGTATTCAGGAAATATTGAAGGTAGTCTGTTTAACAGTTGCGCCACACTTCCTGTTTCTTTAAAAAGTTTTAATGCTACTCAAAGAAATAATAAGGCATTCTTAACATGGGAAACTGATCAGGAAAGCAATAATGATGGTTTTGAAGTTGAGCGAAGAAGTGCTGGCAACAGTCAATACCAAAAAATTGCATTTGTTGATTCTAAAGCTCCAAACGGAACTGGTACTGCTGTTTATTCATACAGTTTTGATGATAACCTTACATTATCAAAAGGTGTAACATACTATCGGTTACGTCAGGTTGATCTGGATGGGCGTGTTACTTACAGTGAAATAAAAGCTGTAAGAGCCGGTAACAGTAATCTGGTTATTTCAATTTATCCTAACCCAAGCCGTGGTACAGCGAATGTTGCTATTCCTGAAGGTTCAGGTAAGATGGATGTTTCATTAGATGATTACACTGGTAAATCTATTCAACGCTGGAACGGTATCAGCGTTCGTAATCTGCAAATCAATAACATGAAGCCAGGTATTTATATGTTGCGTATTAACCTGCGTGAAAGCGGCGAAATTATTACTGAGCGAATCGTAGTTCAATAA
- a CDS encoding ribonuclease Z, producing MLAVTILGNNSAIPAFGRHPTSQIITTADDLLMFDCGEGTQIQILNYRIKRSRINHIFISHLHGDHYFGLIGLLNSFALLGRIQPLHVYGPAPLIEIIELQFRISNTMLPFSFTFHAIEQPGLLLDAKSYTVECFSTQHRIECWGFVVKEKRHARKIDIEKVTAYNIPTASYQKLQDGEDHINADGSIIKNELLTIENVKPKSYAFCADTIYDESLCSIIADADLMYHESTYPAALVEKAAERFHSTTKQAATIAVKANAKKLLIGHFSAKFENLLQFESEAREVFSNTELAAEGTTYLV from the coding sequence ATGTTGGCTGTTACAATTCTTGGAAATAATTCTGCCATTCCTGCATTTGGTCGCCACCCTACTTCACAAATCATTACAACAGCTGATGATCTGCTGATGTTTGATTGTGGTGAAGGAACACAAATACAAATCCTGAACTATCGGATCAAACGTAGCCGCATCAACCACATCTTTATATCGCACCTGCATGGTGATCATTATTTTGGTTTAATTGGATTGCTGAACAGTTTTGCTTTGTTGGGTCGTATTCAGCCATTACATGTGTACGGCCCTGCTCCATTAATTGAAATTATTGAACTGCAATTCCGCATCTCCAACACAATGCTTCCGTTTTCATTTACATTTCATGCAATTGAACAACCGGGATTGTTGCTCGATGCAAAAAGTTATACTGTAGAATGTTTTTCTACACAACATCGTATTGAATGCTGGGGGTTTGTTGTAAAAGAAAAAAGACATGCACGTAAAATTGATATTGAAAAAGTAACTGCTTACAATATTCCAACTGCCTCTTACCAAAAACTGCAGGATGGTGAAGACCATATAAATGCCGATGGATCGATCATCAAAAATGAATTGCTTACCATCGAAAATGTAAAACCAAAGAGTTATGCATTTTGTGCCGATACAATTTATGATGAAAGCCTGTGCAGTATCATTGCTGATGCAGACCTGATGTATCATGAAAGCACATACCCCGCAGCACTTGTTGAAAAAGCTGCAGAACGCTTTCACTCCACAACAAAACAAGCTGCAACTATTGCAGTAAAAGCCAATGCAAAAAAATTACTCATTGGTCATTTTTCAGCAAAGTTTGAGAATTTATTACAATTTGAAAGTGAAGCGAGAGAAGTGTTCAGTAATACAGAACTGGCAGCTGAAGGAACTACTTATCTTGTTTGA
- a CDS encoding T9SS type A sorting domain-containing protein has protein sequence MKKFLLSSVLMLAIILSSNAQVIESFNGGVLPTGWDVAQGMQVTSYNNPDNNCASDFGLLTPGVGGNNPAKVLTPSVAYTVASSFVNAGFTIYIFDSNLKCESKKDLPCVTFVKVYLVKPTWTSASIPPASEIYNESQVQIVQANTANILVVPSTNVPVGGSYRVLYDFSVADNCNQNGTKYILDEFKVITTVDGPLPVTLKNFNAVQRSSKVSLTWETSTELNNDGFEIERRIGAGAYQKIAFVDSKAPGGNGAEFSYSFEDNTVLPKGVSYYRLRQVDFDGRATYSEIKAVRTGNGAIILSVYPNPSRGTVNVAIPDGIGTFDVSVDDFTGKSVQRFSGLTSRNMQLNNLKPGMYMLRVSIRATGETITERIAVQ, from the coding sequence ATGAAAAAGTTTTTACTCTCTTCGGTTTTAATGTTGGCGATAATTTTATCGTCTAATGCTCAGGTTATTGAAAGTTTTAATGGCGGTGTTTTGCCGACCGGATGGGATGTTGCACAGGGAATGCAAGTTACTTCCTACAACAATCCAGACAATAATTGTGCAAGTGATTTTGGGTTATTAACTCCTGGTGTCGGCGGAAATAATCCAGCTAAAGTTTTGACTCCATCGGTTGCATATACTGTGGCTTCATCCTTTGTAAATGCGGGTTTTACAATTTACATTTTTGACTCAAATCTTAAATGTGAAAGTAAAAAAGATCTTCCATGCGTAACTTTCGTAAAAGTATATTTGGTGAAACCAACATGGACAAGCGCATCAATTCCACCCGCAAGTGAAATTTACAATGAAAGTCAAGTGCAGATTGTACAGGCAAATACTGCAAATATTCTTGTAGTCCCTTCCACGAATGTCCCGGTAGGAGGTAGCTATCGTGTGTTGTATGATTTCAGTGTTGCTGACAACTGCAATCAGAATGGCACAAAATATATTTTAGATGAGTTCAAAGTTATCACTACTGTTGATGGTCCGCTGCCAGTAACTTTGAAAAATTTCAATGCAGTTCAACGTAGCAGTAAAGTAAGCCTTACTTGGGAAACTTCAACTGAGCTGAATAATGATGGTTTTGAAATTGAGCGTCGTATTGGTGCTGGTGCTTATCAAAAAATTGCATTCGTAGATTCAAAAGCTCCGGGCGGAAATGGCGCAGAGTTTTCATATTCTTTTGAAGACAACACTGTATTGCCAAAAGGAGTTTCTTACTACCGCTTACGTCAGGTTGATTTTGATGGCCGTGCTACATATAGCGAAATTAAAGCTGTAAGAACAGGCAATGGTGCAATCATCCTTTCAGTATATCCAAACCCAAGTCGTGGAACTGTAAATGTTGCAATTCCTGATGGTATTGGTACGTTTGATGTTTCAGTTGATGACTTTACAGGAAAATCAGTGCAACGTTTCAGTGGATTAACTTCACGTAACATGCAGCTGAATAATTTGAAACCAGGTATGTACATGTTGCGTGTAAGCATTCGTGCAACTGGTGAAACGATCACAGAAAGAATTGCAGTGCAATAA
- the cmk gene encoding (d)CMP kinase produces the protein MEQTKKITIAIDGWSSCGKSTLAKQLAKELGYIYIDSGAMYRAITLYFLRNHIDWTSEEEVKEALNDIELEFKPNSQTGASEIYLNGENIEYVIRDLVVAEKVSDVAAIAAVRSFAVERQQQMGAGKGIVMDGRDIGTTVFPSAELKIFMTADNAVRVERRFKELYEKNPNITIEEVKANLEMRDYIDSHREVSPLQKATDAIVIDNTDITPQQQLQVALKYVRMKQ, from the coding sequence GTGGAACAAACTAAGAAGATTACAATTGCCATTGATGGGTGGTCCAGTTGTGGTAAAAGCACACTGGCAAAACAGTTAGCCAAGGAACTTGGATATATATATATAGATAGCGGAGCCATGTACCGGGCCATTACACTTTATTTTCTGAGGAATCACATTGACTGGACCAGTGAAGAAGAGGTGAAGGAAGCGTTGAACGATATTGAATTAGAGTTTAAGCCCAATAGCCAAACCGGTGCATCTGAAATATACCTCAATGGTGAGAACATTGAATATGTAATTCGGGACCTGGTGGTTGCTGAGAAGGTAAGTGATGTGGCTGCAATTGCTGCTGTTCGCTCATTTGCCGTGGAGCGGCAACAGCAAATGGGTGCTGGGAAAGGAATTGTAATGGATGGGCGAGATATTGGCACCACGGTTTTCCCATCAGCAGAGCTGAAAATATTCATGACGGCCGATAATGCAGTGCGGGTAGAGCGCCGATTTAAAGAATTGTATGAGAAAAACCCAAATATTACCATTGAAGAAGTAAAGGCGAATCTTGAAATGCGGGACTACATCGATTCACACCGTGAGGTGAGTCCTTTGCAAAAAGCAACTGATGCCATTGTAATTGATAATACTGATATCACCCCTCAGCAGCAATTGCAAGTTGCCCTTAAGTATGTAAGGATGAAGCAGTAA
- a CDS encoding STAS domain-containing protein: MTVKIDTKEKFHVLTPMETALSENMTEEFRQLLLDCLKKEVKNVVLNLGNVTLLDQQIAETMLNCQQEFYEQQYSFVICEMKPEVEQFFDDKEMLDLINFTPTESEAWDIVQMEEIERELFGDEEETN; the protein is encoded by the coding sequence ATGACTGTCAAAATTGATACCAAGGAGAAATTCCATGTTTTAACACCCATGGAAACAGCGCTTTCTGAAAATATGACAGAAGAATTCAGACAATTGTTGCTTGACTGCCTGAAAAAGGAAGTAAAAAACGTTGTGTTGAACCTTGGCAACGTAACATTGCTGGATCAACAGATAGCCGAAACCATGCTCAACTGTCAACAGGAGTTTTATGAACAACAATACTCCTTTGTGATCTGTGAGATGAAACCTGAGGTGGAGCAATTCTTTGATGACAAAGAAATGCTTGATCTTATTAATTTCACACCTACCGAAAGTGAAGCCTGGGATATTGTGCAGATGGAAGAGATCGAACGGGAATTATTCGGCGATGAAGAAGAAACAAATTAA